Proteins encoded together in one Benincasa hispida cultivar B227 chromosome 1, ASM972705v1, whole genome shotgun sequence window:
- the LOC120082264 gene encoding serine/arginine-rich splicing factor RS31 isoform X2 codes for MDDASTAYQFCISNCYYLAGFAFVYFEDERDAEDAIRGLDNLPFGYDRRRLSVEWARGERGRHRDGSKSMANQRPTKTLFVINFDPIRTRVRDIERHFEPYGKVLNVRIRRNFAFVQFETQEDATKALECTHMSKILDRVVSVEYALRDDGERGDPFDESPRRAGYGRPGDSPYRRSPSPVFRRRPSPDYGRARSPAYDRYNGPYERRRSPDYGRNRSPEYGGGRFRSRSPIRRSRT; via the exons ATGGATGATGCTTCAACAGCTTACCAGTTTTGTATATCTAATTGTTATTATTTGGCAGGTTTTGCCTTTGTTTACTTTGAAGATGAGAGGGATGCTGAAGATGCCATTAGGGGACTTGATAACTTGCCATTTGGTTATGATAGACGCAGATTGTCTGTGGAATGGGCTAGG GGTGAACGAGGTCGTCATCGTGATGGGTCCAAGTCAATGGCAAATCAGAGGCCAACAAAAACCCTGTTTGTGATCAATTTTGACCCAATTCGCACTAGAGTTCGTGATATTGAAAGACACTTTGAACCTTACGGGAAGGTGCTCAACGTTCGCATTAGAAGGAACTTTGCATTTGTACAATTTGAAACGCAGGAGGATGCAACTAAAGCTCTTGAGTGTACCCACATGAG CAAAATTTTAGACAGGGTTGTGTCAGTTGAATATGCTTTGAGGGATGACGGTGAGAGGGGTGATCCTTTTGATGAAAGCCCTCGAAGAGCAGGTTATGGGCGGCCAGGGGATAGTCCCTACCGGAGGTCACCTAGTCCCGTGTTTCGCCGTCGACCAAGTCCTGATTATGGACGAGCTCGTAGCCCTGCCTATGATAGGTATAATGGGCCTTATGAACGACGCAGGAGTCCTGATTATGGTAGGAACCGAAGCCCTGAATATGGTGGTGGTAGATTTCGCAG TCGTTCACCCATTCGGAGGTCAAGAACCTGA
- the LOC120082264 gene encoding serine/arginine-rich splicing factor RS31 isoform X1: MRPIFVGNFGYDTRQSELERLFAKYGRVERIDMKSGFAFVYFEDERDAEDAIRGLDNLPFGYDRRRLSVEWARGERGRHRDGSKSMANQRPTKTLFVINFDPIRTRVRDIERHFEPYGKVLNVRIRRNFAFVQFETQEDATKALECTHMSKILDRVVSVEYALRDDGERGDPFDESPRRAGYGRPGDSPYRRSPSPVFRRRPSPDYGRARSPAYDRYNGPYERRRSPDYGRNRSPEYGGGRFRSRSPIRRSRT, from the exons ATGAGGCCGATATTTGTTGGGAACTTTGGGTATGACACCCGGCAATCTGAACTGGAGCGCTTATTCGCCAAATATGGGAGAGTTGAGCGGATCGACATGAAATCTG GTTTTGCCTTTGTTTACTTTGAAGATGAGAGGGATGCTGAAGATGCCATTAGGGGACTTGATAACTTGCCATTTGGTTATGATAGACGCAGATTGTCTGTGGAATGGGCTAGG GGTGAACGAGGTCGTCATCGTGATGGGTCCAAGTCAATGGCAAATCAGAGGCCAACAAAAACCCTGTTTGTGATCAATTTTGACCCAATTCGCACTAGAGTTCGTGATATTGAAAGACACTTTGAACCTTACGGGAAGGTGCTCAACGTTCGCATTAGAAGGAACTTTGCATTTGTACAATTTGAAACGCAGGAGGATGCAACTAAAGCTCTTGAGTGTACCCACATGAG CAAAATTTTAGACAGGGTTGTGTCAGTTGAATATGCTTTGAGGGATGACGGTGAGAGGGGTGATCCTTTTGATGAAAGCCCTCGAAGAGCAGGTTATGGGCGGCCAGGGGATAGTCCCTACCGGAGGTCACCTAGTCCCGTGTTTCGCCGTCGACCAAGTCCTGATTATGGACGAGCTCGTAGCCCTGCCTATGATAGGTATAATGGGCCTTATGAACGACGCAGGAGTCCTGATTATGGTAGGAACCGAAGCCCTGAATATGGTGGTGGTAGATTTCGCAG TCGTTCACCCATTCGGAGGTCAAGAACCTGA
- the LOC120082124 gene encoding probable serine/threonine-protein kinase WNK4 isoform X2, with amino-acid sequence MITELFTSGSLRQYRKKHKHVDMKAIKNWARQVLRGLVYLHSHDPPIIHRDLKGDNIFINGNHGEVKIGDLGLAIVMQQPTARSVIGTPEFMAPELYEEEYNELVDVYSFGMCMLEMVTFEYPYCECKNPAQIFRKVTSGIKPASLAKVSDPQTMEFINKCLVPAHERLSAKELLKDSFLQVENPKESTRNPLQLPNQVLRSLNLPKSGPISMDIDIDHKQHSLSTHAESNNGSPRCPVVEFQTMNKNNEFRLRGNKNDDNSVALTMRIADSNGRVRNIHFTFYLDSDTALSVAAEMAEQLELINHDVDFIAEFIDFLITKLIPGWKPLSVYSSNVESNLCDGPPILKSDKSSIGSPWGSMFTGIHDGLVEQDISSGLVCSTQKDCLQSERDDWADDVPGSNIFDTCPSSPSLANLEDLNSHASFASELLVEDCSTKSAKVYDCSNIDGSSKGSNWSIAELEPHGSSYVEDKLQINVSDVGMFTPMDYFLKNSVVSLPAPSEASHVISLTSSCSSLSLADKDLNAELKMEINAIETHYRQLFDELSRMREEALEATRKRWIAKKKLIH; translated from the exons ATGATCACTGAGCTCTTCACATCTGGGAGTTTGAGGCA ATACCGTAAAAAGCATAAACATGTTGATATGAAGGCCATAAAGAATTGGGCGCGACAGGTTCTCCGAGGGTTGGTCTATCTTCACAGTCATGATCCTCCCATTATTCATAGAGATTTGAAAGGtgataacatttttattaatgGAAATCATGGAGAAGTTAAAATTGGAGATCTTGGATTAGCAATCGTTATGCAGCAGCCTACCGCTCGAAGTGTAATTG GAACTCCTGAGTTCATGGCTCCTGAACTTTATGAAGAGGAGTACAATGAGCTTGTTGATGTCTATTCTTTTGGGATGTGCATGCTGGAGATGGTCACCTTTGAGTATCCATATTGTGAATGTAAAAATCCAGCTCAGATCTTTAGGAAAGTTACATCT GGTATTAAACCTGCTTCCCTTGCTAAGGTCAGTGATCCACAGACCATGGAGTTCATCAATAAATGTTTGGTTCCAGCGCATGAGAGGCTGTCTGCAAAAGAGCTTCTTAAAGATTCATTTCTTCAAGTTGAGAACCCAAAGGAATCGACGCGCAATCCCTTACAGCTACCTAACCAGGTTCTTAGATCATTAAATTTGCCAAAGAGTGGACCTATTTCCATGGACATTGACATTGACCATAAACAACATTCTTTAAGCACTCATGCTGAAAGTAATAATGGGAGTCCACGCTGTCCAGTCGTGGAATTCCAGACAATGAATAAGAACAACGAGTTCAGGTTACGTGGAAATAAGAATGACGACAACTCTGTGGCATTAACCATGCGTATTGCAGACTCGAATG GTCGAGTGAGGAATATACATTTTACATTTTATCTCGATTCTGATACTGCACTATCAGTGGCAGCTGAAATGGCTGAACAATTGGAGTTGATAAATCATGATGTGGATTTCATAGCtgaatttattgattttttgatAACAAAGCTTATACCTGGTTGGAAGCCCTTGTCTGTTTATTCCTCAAATGTAGAATCGAATCTTTGCGACGGCCCTCCCATCCTTAAAAGTGACAAATCATCTATCGGATCTCCATGGGGTTCTATGTTTACTGGGATTCATGATGGGTTGGTCGAACAAGACATTTCCTCTGGGTTAGTGTGTAGTACTCAAAAGGATTGTCTGCAATCTGAGCGAGATGACTGGGCTGATGATGTTCCCGGTAGTAACATTTTTGATACTTGCCCATCTTCTCCCAGTTTGGCTAATCTTGAGGACTTGAATTCACATGCTTCATTTGCGTCGGAGTTACTGGTTGAAGATTGCTCTACCAAAAGTGCTAAGGTGTATGATTGTTCCAATATTGATGGAAGTTCAAAAGGCTCGAACTGGTCGATTGCGGAACTAGAGCCCCACGGTTCATCATATGTTGAAGACAAATTGCAAATAAATGTTAGTGACGTTGGAATGTTCACTCCCATGGATTACTTTCTGAAGAACTCGGTCGTGTCATTGCCTGCTCCAAGTGAAGCATCTCATGTGATAAGCTTGACGAGCAGTTGTTCTTCGTTATCCTTAGCGGACAAGGATCTCAATGCTGAACTCAAGATGGAAATCAATGCTATCGAGACACATTATCGGCAATTGTTTGACGAGCTATCTCGAATGAGAGAGGAGGCATTAGAGGCCACCAGAAAGAGATGGATTGCAAAGAAGAAACTGATTCATTGA
- the LOC120082264 gene encoding serine/arginine-rich splicing factor RS31 isoform X3, producing the protein MQRLYRYMCISPPIFAGFAFVYFEDERDAEDAIRGLDNLPFGYDRRRLSVEWARGERGRHRDGSKSMANQRPTKTLFVINFDPIRTRVRDIERHFEPYGKVLNVRIRRNFAFVQFETQEDATKALECTHMSKILDRVVSVEYALRDDGERGDPFDESPRRAGYGRPGDSPYRRSPSPVFRRRPSPDYGRARSPAYDRYNGPYERRRSPDYGRNRSPEYGGGRFRSRSPIRRSRT; encoded by the exons ATGCAACGTCTCTACCGCTATATGTGCATCAGTCCTCCCATATTTGCAG GTTTTGCCTTTGTTTACTTTGAAGATGAGAGGGATGCTGAAGATGCCATTAGGGGACTTGATAACTTGCCATTTGGTTATGATAGACGCAGATTGTCTGTGGAATGGGCTAGG GGTGAACGAGGTCGTCATCGTGATGGGTCCAAGTCAATGGCAAATCAGAGGCCAACAAAAACCCTGTTTGTGATCAATTTTGACCCAATTCGCACTAGAGTTCGTGATATTGAAAGACACTTTGAACCTTACGGGAAGGTGCTCAACGTTCGCATTAGAAGGAACTTTGCATTTGTACAATTTGAAACGCAGGAGGATGCAACTAAAGCTCTTGAGTGTACCCACATGAG CAAAATTTTAGACAGGGTTGTGTCAGTTGAATATGCTTTGAGGGATGACGGTGAGAGGGGTGATCCTTTTGATGAAAGCCCTCGAAGAGCAGGTTATGGGCGGCCAGGGGATAGTCCCTACCGGAGGTCACCTAGTCCCGTGTTTCGCCGTCGACCAAGTCCTGATTATGGACGAGCTCGTAGCCCTGCCTATGATAGGTATAATGGGCCTTATGAACGACGCAGGAGTCCTGATTATGGTAGGAACCGAAGCCCTGAATATGGTGGTGGTAGATTTCGCAG TCGTTCACCCATTCGGAGGTCAAGAACCTGA
- the LOC120067617 gene encoding ATP synthase delta chain, chloroplastic-like: protein MDTLTTTSVSTLRVPSTLTSSRDLLHLKNPTAHLPHRSPSRTSNSISKPPIFVSTPKTLNSLPFSSPRRPSSPLLHRRPAAGYAAALVDASQTTGAIHSVAKDVGRFSKLLRGKRIGGILNDPLVGEEEKGRLVREIAVKGGFERQVLKLTKMLIEKKKLGILTEVLSEFERIYDGLCGTEVVMVSSSKKMEEEELFGIAKNVQRLSGAVKVKVRSFVHGGLMA from the coding sequence ATGGATACTTTAACAACAACCTCTGTTTCAACTCTCAGAGTTCCATCAACTCTAACTTCATCGCGCGACCTTCTTCACCTCAAGAATCCCACCGCTCATCTCCCTCATCGCTCCCCTTCTCGTACATCCAACTCAATCTCAAAACCCCCAATTTTTGTCTCCACTCCCAAAACCCTAAATTCCCTCCCCTTTTCCTCCCCCCGCCGCCCCTCTTCTCCCCTCCTCCACCGCCGCCCCGCTGCAGGATACGCCGCCGCACTCGTCGACGCGTCCCAGACCACCGGGGCGATTCACTCGGTGGCGAAGGACGTTGGGAGATTCTCGAAGCTGCTGAGAGGAAAGCGAATCGGAGGGATTTTGAACGATCCGTTGGTTGGGGAGGAGGAGAAAGGGCGATTGGTGAGGGAAATTGCAGTGAAGGGAGGGTTTGAGAGGCAGGTGTTGAAGTTGACGAAGATGCTGATTGAGAAGAAGAAATTGGGGATTTTGACAGAGGTGTTGAGCGAATTCGAGAGGATTTATGACGGGCTTTGCGGAACGGAAGTGGTGATGGTTTCTTCGAGCAAGAAGATGGAAGAAGAGGAGTTGTTTGGGATTGCGAAGAATGTGCAGAGGCTGAGTGGGGCTGTGAAAGTGAAGGTCAGAAGCTTCGTTCATGGCGGATTAATGGCGTAA
- the LOC120082124 gene encoding probable serine/threonine-protein kinase WNK7 isoform X1 → MEFPYTAAEKDPTGRYVRYDEILGRGAFKTVYKAFDEVDGIEVAWNQVKIDGFLQSPEDLEKLYSEVHLLKSLKHENIIKFYNSWVDDKKKTVNMITELFTSGSLRQYRKKHKHVDMKAIKNWARQVLRGLVYLHSHDPPIIHRDLKGDNIFINGNHGEVKIGDLGLAIVMQQPTARSVIGTPEFMAPELYEEEYNELVDVYSFGMCMLEMVTFEYPYCECKNPAQIFRKVTSGIKPASLAKVSDPQTMEFINKCLVPAHERLSAKELLKDSFLQVENPKESTRNPLQLPNQVLRSLNLPKSGPISMDIDIDHKQHSLSTHAESNNGSPRCPVVEFQTMNKNNEFRLRGNKNDDNSVALTMRIADSNGRVRNIHFTFYLDSDTALSVAAEMAEQLELINHDVDFIAEFIDFLITKLIPGWKPLSVYSSNVESNLCDGPPILKSDKSSIGSPWGSMFTGIHDGLVEQDISSGLVCSTQKDCLQSERDDWADDVPGSNIFDTCPSSPSLANLEDLNSHASFASELLVEDCSTKSAKVYDCSNIDGSSKGSNWSIAELEPHGSSYVEDKLQINVSDVGMFTPMDYFLKNSVVSLPAPSEASHVISLTSSCSSLSLADKDLNAELKMEINAIETHYRQLFDELSRMREEALEATRKRWIAKKKLIH, encoded by the exons ATGGAGTTTCCTTATACTGCTGCCGAGAAAGATCCTACTGGTCGCTACGTTCGG TACGATGAAATCCTGGGAAGGGGCGCTTTCAAGACAGT TTACAAGGCATTCGACGAAGTGGATGGGATTGAAGTTGCCTGGAACCAAGTTAAGATTGATGGTTTCTTGCAGTCACCTGAGGATTTAGAAAAGCTGTACTCCGAAGTACATCTacttaaatcattaaaacatgaGAATATTATCAAGTTCTACAATTCTTGGGTGGATGATAAGAAGAAAACAGTCAACATGATCACTGAGCTCTTCACATCTGGGAGTTTGAGGCA ATACCGTAAAAAGCATAAACATGTTGATATGAAGGCCATAAAGAATTGGGCGCGACAGGTTCTCCGAGGGTTGGTCTATCTTCACAGTCATGATCCTCCCATTATTCATAGAGATTTGAAAGGtgataacatttttattaatgGAAATCATGGAGAAGTTAAAATTGGAGATCTTGGATTAGCAATCGTTATGCAGCAGCCTACCGCTCGAAGTGTAATTG GAACTCCTGAGTTCATGGCTCCTGAACTTTATGAAGAGGAGTACAATGAGCTTGTTGATGTCTATTCTTTTGGGATGTGCATGCTGGAGATGGTCACCTTTGAGTATCCATATTGTGAATGTAAAAATCCAGCTCAGATCTTTAGGAAAGTTACATCT GGTATTAAACCTGCTTCCCTTGCTAAGGTCAGTGATCCACAGACCATGGAGTTCATCAATAAATGTTTGGTTCCAGCGCATGAGAGGCTGTCTGCAAAAGAGCTTCTTAAAGATTCATTTCTTCAAGTTGAGAACCCAAAGGAATCGACGCGCAATCCCTTACAGCTACCTAACCAGGTTCTTAGATCATTAAATTTGCCAAAGAGTGGACCTATTTCCATGGACATTGACATTGACCATAAACAACATTCTTTAAGCACTCATGCTGAAAGTAATAATGGGAGTCCACGCTGTCCAGTCGTGGAATTCCAGACAATGAATAAGAACAACGAGTTCAGGTTACGTGGAAATAAGAATGACGACAACTCTGTGGCATTAACCATGCGTATTGCAGACTCGAATG GTCGAGTGAGGAATATACATTTTACATTTTATCTCGATTCTGATACTGCACTATCAGTGGCAGCTGAAATGGCTGAACAATTGGAGTTGATAAATCATGATGTGGATTTCATAGCtgaatttattgattttttgatAACAAAGCTTATACCTGGTTGGAAGCCCTTGTCTGTTTATTCCTCAAATGTAGAATCGAATCTTTGCGACGGCCCTCCCATCCTTAAAAGTGACAAATCATCTATCGGATCTCCATGGGGTTCTATGTTTACTGGGATTCATGATGGGTTGGTCGAACAAGACATTTCCTCTGGGTTAGTGTGTAGTACTCAAAAGGATTGTCTGCAATCTGAGCGAGATGACTGGGCTGATGATGTTCCCGGTAGTAACATTTTTGATACTTGCCCATCTTCTCCCAGTTTGGCTAATCTTGAGGACTTGAATTCACATGCTTCATTTGCGTCGGAGTTACTGGTTGAAGATTGCTCTACCAAAAGTGCTAAGGTGTATGATTGTTCCAATATTGATGGAAGTTCAAAAGGCTCGAACTGGTCGATTGCGGAACTAGAGCCCCACGGTTCATCATATGTTGAAGACAAATTGCAAATAAATGTTAGTGACGTTGGAATGTTCACTCCCATGGATTACTTTCTGAAGAACTCGGTCGTGTCATTGCCTGCTCCAAGTGAAGCATCTCATGTGATAAGCTTGACGAGCAGTTGTTCTTCGTTATCCTTAGCGGACAAGGATCTCAATGCTGAACTCAAGATGGAAATCAATGCTATCGAGACACATTATCGGCAATTGTTTGACGAGCTATCTCGAATGAGAGAGGAGGCATTAGAGGCCACCAGAAAGAGATGGATTGCAAAGAAGAAACTGATTCATTGA